In the genome of Rhodoferax sp. BAB1, one region contains:
- a CDS encoding MoaD/ThiS family protein: MKITFKLFASLTDYLPPQARGDNQIAVDVTPGATITQVIEPYGLPHKLVHLVLVNGVYIPPEQRTTRALVEGDVLAIWPPIAGG; the protein is encoded by the coding sequence ATGAAGATCACCTTCAAGCTCTTCGCTTCGCTGACCGACTACCTGCCGCCGCAGGCGCGCGGCGACAACCAGATCGCCGTAGACGTGACGCCCGGCGCCACCATCACGCAGGTGATCGAACCCTATGGCCTGCCGCACAAGCTGGTGCACCTGGTGCTGGTCAACGGCGTGTACATCCCGCCCGAGCAGCGGACCACGCGCGCGCTGGTCGAAGGCGACGTGCTGGCGATCTGGCCGCCGATTGCGGGTGGCTAG